The following DNA comes from Picosynechococcus sp. PCC 7003.
AATTTCTTGGTAAAGTTCCTCCCCAAGGCGGTCTTGATTCTCAAAAAGCTGATCATGGTATTCCCAGAATTTCCCCTGTTGTTGGGCCGCCCAGGATGCCTCTGCTGCGGCGATCGCTTGGGGATGAATTTGGGCGAGGGGTAGATGCTTATAAGCGAGGGTGACCGTATCGCTATTTTGGGCCATGAATGTTTTTAAGGTGTCGTGGGCGCGGGCACAGAACGGACATTCAAAGTCAGAAAACTCGATCAGCACCACTTTTAAATCCTCAGCACCCAAGGTCGGCGCATCACCGATTACCGTCTGTGGCTCCGTCAAGACCTGCTGTTTAAAATCCTCAGCCGCCTTTTGTTGTTCTTCCTGTTGGGCCTGTTGCTGGGAGAGTTGGTAGTTTTGTACCGCATCAATCAATACTTGCGGGTTATCCCGAATCACTTGGAGGATTTGCGCTTCTAGTTCCGGATCGACATTGACATCCGCCTGGGCTGTCTCTTGATCACCATTGCAACCCCAAAGACTTAAACCAAGGCAAAGGGCAGAAAAAAGGGCAAGCATTTTTCGGGAAAAACCTTGCCGCACAGATAACGAAAGAATCATTAGATCTTCAATGAAAATTGCGCTTCTAGTCTAGCTAAAAGAGAACCTGTTTTAGGGCAGCCAACAGGAGTGTGACATTTTCCTTGCGGGCGTTATAACCCATCAAGCCAACGCGCCAAACCTTACCCGCCAGATCACCGAGACCACCAGCGATTTCGATGTTGTACTCCTTCATCAACTGGGCAGCGACGGCGACACCATCAACTCCATCGGGAATGCGTACCGTGGTGAGGGTCGGCAGACGAATTTCACGATCCACGTGGCACTGGAGCCCCATATCTTCGAGGCCAGCCCAGAGGAGATCTGCTGCGTCCTGGTGCCGTTGCCAACGGGCTTCTAAGCCTTCCTCGGCGACGAGCATTAAGGCCTCCCGGAGCGCATAGTTCATATTCACCGGGGCCGTATGGTGATAAACCCGTTTGCCGGTACCCCAATATTTGCTGACCATGGACATATCCAAATACCAGTTTTTCACCGGCGTTTTGCGATTGGTGAGAATATCCAAAGCTCTGGGGCTGAGGGTCAGGGGGCCAAGGCCAGGGGGGCAAGCAAGGGCTTTTTGAGTGCCGCTGTAGGCCAGATCAACGCCCCATTCATCGAGGAATAAGGGCACACCGCTTAAGCTGGTGACGGTATCGATCAAGAGCATGGTGCCGTGCTTTTCACAGACTTCCTTTACGCCTTCGAGGGGTTGTCTCGCGCCTGTGGAGGTTTCGGCGTGGACGAGGGCCAGAATTTTGGGTTCGTGTTGGGCGACGGCGGCAGAGATTTCCTCTAGGGTGAAAGCGTTACCCCAAGCGGTGGAAAAAGTATGCACCTCGGCGTCGTAGCGGCTAGCCATATCCACGAGGCGATGGCCGAAGTAACCATTGATGCCGATCAGGACTTTGTCGCCGGGTTCGACCATGTTGGCGAGGGTGGCTTCCATGGCGGCACTGCCAGTACCACTAACGGAAATTGTAAAGGGGTTTGCCGTCTGCCAGGTATAGCGGAGGAGATCCTTCACATCCTCCATAATTTCGAGGTATTTGGGATCGAGGTGACCGATGGGGGGCATCGCCAGGGCGGCTAAAACCCTGGGGTGGGCATTGGAGGGGCCAGGGCCAAGGAGCAGTCGGGGCGGTAGATCGAGTTGTTTTGCGGGTTTACGGTAGGTCTCTTGGATGGTGGGGCGATCGCTCATGGATAATTAAGCTCTAAGGACTGTATTTAATCAGATTTTTATCAGGTTCAATTTTCCCATATTGTCGGGGCCATCCAGCGAGGGGAGCCTAATTTTTAAGGAACTTAAACTTTAAAAATATTTAATTGTTCCGACACCCTTTGGGGATCTTCTGGCGTGGTAGTGGTTATTTTCTTGGGGATGCCTTTGCGTAGACCGACGGCAATTTTACTGTGCTTTTCGATTTGGGTCATGACTTGCTTGGCGCGCTGGATCACACTCTTGGGTAAACCAGCTAAACGACCAGCTTCAATCCCGTAGGAACGGTCCGCACCACCGGGTCTGACTTGATGTAAAAAGATGATTTCTTCGGGCATTTCTTGAACCGTCACTTGATAATTAGCGACATTTTCTAACAATGAAGCTAATTCATTTAATTCGTGATAGTGGGTGGCAAAAATTGTTTTTGCTTTGATTTCTGTAGCGAGATATTCTGATACCGACCAGGCGATGGAAAGCCCGTCAAATGTGGCGGTTCCCCGGCCAATTTCATCGATTAAAACGAGGGATTTTTCAGTGGCATGGTTCAAGATATTGGCGGTTTCATTCATTTCCACCATAAAAGTCGATTGGCCCGTAGCCAGATCATCGACAGCGCCGACCCGGGTAAAAATGCGATCACAAATAGGAATCACGGCAGTTTGGGCGGGGACAAAGCTGCCGACCTGGGCCATCAGTTGAATGAGGCCCGTTTGCCGCAGGTAACAACTTTTGCCGCTGGCGTTGGGGCCGGTAAGAATAATTAAATCGGGATAGGAATTTTGGGTGCGACCGAGGTAGGTGGAGTTGGGCACAAACAGACCCATCCCCAGGGATTTTTCCACAACAGGGTGGCGACCCGCTTCGATTTCTAGGGTTTTCTCGGTGGTAATTTCGGGACGGCAATAGCCTTGGTAGACAGCGGTTTCCGCGAAGCTCGTCAGGACATCCAGGGCGGCGATCGCCTTGGCAGTAGTGCGAATTTGGTCGGTATGTTCGGCCACCTTGGCGCGGAGGGTGGTAAAGATTTCGTATTCCAGGCTGCAAATGTCGTCCTTGGCGGTGAGGATACGGCTTTCTCGTTCCTTTAGCTCCGGCGTGATGTAGCGTTCTTCGTTGGCGAGGGTTTGTTTGCGCAGGTATTCGTCGGGGGCTTTGTCCGCCTGGGAGCGAGGCAAACTAATGTAGTAGCCGAAGGTCTTGTTATAACCCACCTTGAGCTTACTCACCCCGGTGCGTTCCCGTTCAGTAACTTCCAAATTCGCTAGCCATTCCCGGTCTTCTACCTGGGAGCGCCGCAGAAAATCGAGGTTTTCGTCCATCCCATCCCGGATTAAACCTCCTTCCTTTATATGAATCGGCGGCGAATCCACCAGATATTGCAAAACGTGTTTGCCTAGGGCTTCCAATTCTGGCGGGAATTTCTTCACGGCCTGGAGGTAAGGCGATCGCCCCTCGGCGGCCAATTCTGCAAGGTAAGTTAATTTCGTTAAGGATTCCGCTAAAGCGTATAAATCGCGGGCATTGGCACTACCGGAGCCAATTCTCCCGGCGATGCGCTCTAAATCGTAGATTTGCTTCAGGAGTTGTCGGATATCTTGGCGGAGGTTTGTATTTTCTACCAGTTCCGCCACGGAATCTAACCGTTTGGCGATCGCCTTAGGATCGAGCAAAGGTTGCAGCAACCAACGGCGCAGGGCGCGGCCTCCCATATTCGTACAGGTCACATCCAGCGCCCAGAGTAGAGAACCGTAAAAGCTCCCATCCCGCACCGTTTGGGTAATTTCCAGGTTTCGTCTCGTCTGGTGATCCAGTTGTAAAAAGGCGTCGATGCTGTAGGTTTTTAGGCTTTCAAAGGGGACTTTGTAGGCCTGCTGGGTTTCCTCCACATAGGCCAAGAGTCCCCCCGCCGCCCGCACCGCTAAGGGTAAATGTTCACAGCCGACCCCCTCCAGGGAACGCCATTGGAAGGTCATCAAGAGCTTGGGTTTCGCCTCGTTGAGGTCAAATTCCCTGGGCGATCGCAACGCATAGCAAAACTCCGATGGCAGACATTCGGGCAGGTGGGTTTGTAATAATTTTTGGCGATCGCCGGGGCGCATCAAACGGTTTAAATCCGGTGCGTCAGTGGGATAGAGCACTTCCGAAGGTTGCAAACGCAGGAGTTCCAGGTTCAAGGCCGCTAAATCCTGGGCTTGGGTCGTACAAAATTCCCCGGTGGAGATGTCCGCATAGGCCAAACCCCAATGGTTACCAGCGATCACCACCGCTGCG
Coding sequences within:
- a CDS encoding thioredoxin domain-containing protein, producing the protein MILSLSVRQGFSRKMLALFSALCLGLSLWGCNGDQETAQADVNVDPELEAQILQVIRDNPQVLIDAVQNYQLSQQQAQQEEQQKAAEDFKQQVLTEPQTVIGDAPTLGAEDLKVVLIEFSDFECPFCARAHDTLKTFMAQNSDTVTLAYKHLPLAQIHPQAIAAAEASWAAQQQGKFWEYHDQLFENQDRLGEELYQEIAENLGLDMAKFEGDRQNAQPAIQKDLELAQQLGLNGTPFFVLASTETGKFETFSGALDLQQYEEKLAAITTP
- a CDS encoding alanine--glyoxylate aminotransferase family protein, producing MSDRPTIQETYRKPAKQLDLPPRLLLGPGPSNAHPRVLAALAMPPIGHLDPKYLEIMEDVKDLLRYTWQTANPFTISVSGTGSAAMEATLANMVEPGDKVLIGINGYFGHRLVDMASRYDAEVHTFSTAWGNAFTLEEISAAVAQHEPKILALVHAETSTGARQPLEGVKEVCEKHGTMLLIDTVTSLSGVPLFLDEWGVDLAYSGTQKALACPPGLGPLTLSPRALDILTNRKTPVKNWYLDMSMVSKYWGTGKRVYHHTAPVNMNYALREALMLVAEEGLEARWQRHQDAADLLWAGLEDMGLQCHVDREIRLPTLTTVRIPDGVDGVAVAAQLMKEYNIEIAGGLGDLAGKVWRVGLMGYNARKENVTLLLAALKQVLF
- the mutS gene encoding DNA mismatch repair protein MutS, encoding MPAANRNPSAEEIPNADYRQLNRELLTPMMQHYADLKDKYPNNILLYRVGDFFECFFMDAITVSRELELVCTSKESGKGIGRVPMTGVPHHALERYSTQLLEKGYGVVICDQVEDAATAHAEKRMVRREVQKVLTPGTLTDDGMLRARQNNYLAAVVIAGNHWGLAYADISTGEFCTTQAQDLAALNLELLRLQPSEVLYPTDAPDLNRLMRPGDRQKLLQTHLPECLPSEFCYALRSPREFDLNEAKPKLLMTFQWRSLEGVGCEHLPLAVRAAGGLLAYVEETQQAYKVPFESLKTYSIDAFLQLDHQTRRNLEITQTVRDGSFYGSLLWALDVTCTNMGGRALRRWLLQPLLDPKAIAKRLDSVAELVENTNLRQDIRQLLKQIYDLERIAGRIGSGSANARDLYALAESLTKLTYLAELAAEGRSPYLQAVKKFPPELEALGKHVLQYLVDSPPIHIKEGGLIRDGMDENLDFLRRSQVEDREWLANLEVTERERTGVSKLKVGYNKTFGYYISLPRSQADKAPDEYLRKQTLANEERYITPELKERESRILTAKDDICSLEYEIFTTLRAKVAEHTDQIRTTAKAIAALDVLTSFAETAVYQGYCRPEITTEKTLEIEAGRHPVVEKSLGMGLFVPNSTYLGRTQNSYPDLIILTGPNASGKSCYLRQTGLIQLMAQVGSFVPAQTAVIPICDRIFTRVGAVDDLATGQSTFMVEMNETANILNHATEKSLVLIDEIGRGTATFDGLSIAWSVSEYLATEIKAKTIFATHYHELNELASLLENVANYQVTVQEMPEEIIFLHQVRPGGADRSYGIEAGRLAGLPKSVIQRAKQVMTQIEKHSKIAVGLRKGIPKKITTTTPEDPQRVSEQLNIFKV